The following are encoded together in the Coffea arabica cultivar ET-39 chromosome 1c, Coffea Arabica ET-39 HiFi, whole genome shotgun sequence genome:
- the LOC113732640 gene encoding nicotine N-demethylase CYP82E4-like, with product MYLLPHLLAIVGLLALLLLYKQRRPMNQNSNSNSFKARKQPPEPSGAWPVIGHLLQLNSHDTLARTFGALADKYGPVFSIRLGMTRALVVSNWEAVKECFTTNDKVLASRPDSNAGVYLGYNNAAFGFAPYGHFWRQMRKLVLLQVLSNRRLETLRHVRVSEIQTSTRELFSVINREENAPAKVVISEWVEQLTLNIIVRTVAGKRYSDSEAGNRIDAQYFKKVVKEYMYVTGQLDLSDVIPFPPLRWLDPLGHIKSMKRLFKELDAIMQIWIDEHVEKRRTKSISGVEQSFIDVLLSVIEDDFTLGQPRETLIKATINNLILAGSDTTSVHLTWLLSLLVNNRQVMEQAQEEIDSSVGKERWVNESDIKNLVYLQAIVKEALRLYPPGPLSVPHLAREDCEVSGYHVPKGTRVFVNVWKLHRDPRIWSEPDKFCPERFMTSHAEVDVSGQHFEFTPFGSGRRSCPGITFAMQVTHLTLARLLQGFNFAAPSDLPVDMAEGQGMTLPRVNPLELLVVPRLACELYEY from the exons ATGTATCTTCTTCCACATCTGCTTGCAATTGTTGGCCTCTTAGCTTTGCTTCTGCTTTACAAACAACGGAGACCGATGAATCAGAATTCAAATAGTAATAGTTTTAAGGCCCGCAAACAGCCCCCAGAACCATCAGGTGCCTGGCCTGTCATAGGCCACCTTCTACAATTGAACAGCCACGACACACTGGCCAGGACCTTTGGAGCCCTGGCAGATAAATACGGTCCTGTCTTTTCCATCCGGCTGGGAATGACCCGGGCCCTGGTCGTGAGCAACTGGGAAGCTGTCAAAGAATGCTTTACAACCAACGACAAAGTCTTGGCTTCTCGCCCGGATTCTAACGCCGGAGTATACCTCGGCTACAATAACGCAGCTTTTGGTTTTGCACCTTACGGCCACTTTTGGCGCCAGATGAGGAAGCTGGTTTTGCTACAGGTTCTTTCGAATCGAAGGCTCGAGACTCTCAGGCATGTCCGAGTCTCAGAAATACAAACCAGCACCAGGGAATTATTCTCAGTTATCAACAGGGAAGAAAATGCTCCAGCAAAGGTGGTGATCAGCGAGTGGGTTGAGCAATTAACTTTGAACATAATTGTGAGGACAGTTGCCGGCAAGAGATACAGTGATAGCGAAGCTGGTAACAGAATTGATGCTCAGTATTTCAAGAAAGTTGTCAAGGAATACATGTATGTTACAGGGCAATTAGATTTGTCCGATGTGATTCCATTTCCACCCCTGAGATGGCTTGATCCTCTGGGGCATATTAAATCCATGAAGCGTCTTTTCAAAGAGCTTGATGCTATCATGCAAATCTGGATCGACGAACATGTTGAGAAAAGAAGGACGAAGAGCATTTCCGGTGTTGAGCAAAGCTTCATAGATGTTCTGCTTTCAGTGATTGAAGATGACTTCACACTTGGCCAACCCAGGGAGACCTTAATCAAGGCCACAATAAAT AACCTGATCCTAGCAGGATCCGACACGACGTCAGTTCATTTGACATGGCTGTTATCCCTCTTGGTGAACAACAGGCAAGTGATGGAGCAAGCACAAGAAGAAATAGACTCGAGCGTTGGTAAAGAGAGATGGGTAAACGAATCCGATATAAAGAATTTAGTATACCTCCAAGCAATCGTGAAAGAAGCATTGCGCTTATACCCACCAGGACCTCTATCGGTGCCCCACCTAGCCAGGGAAGATTGCGAGGTAAGCGGTTACCATGTCCCGAAAGGCACTCGTGTATTTGTCAACGTGTGGAAGCTGCACCGCGATCCAAGAATTTGGTCGGAGCCGGACAAGTTTTGCCCTGAGAGATTCATGACTAGCCACGCAGAGGTTGATGTTTCTGGCCAGCATTTCGAGTTCACCCCTTTCGGCTCTGGCAGGCGGTCTTGTCCGGGAATTACGTTTGCGATGCAAGTGACGCATTTAACGCTAGCGCGGCTGCTTCAGGGGTTCAATTTTGCTGCACCTTCAGACTTGCCTGTCGACATGGCCGAAGGCCAAGGAATGACCTTGCCCAGGGTAAATCCGCTTGAGCTACTGGTGGTGCCTCGCTTGGCCTGTGAGCTTTATGAATATTAA
- the LOC113732651 gene encoding uncharacterized protein has protein sequence MGRRRNSSAMNKLFTWVRRQSMKVKAFLAVTCLLSALVALKLLIKDHDHFFVASEAAHFLGIIVLIYKLSSQKTCSGLSLKSQELTAIFLGVRVFCSFFIEGDIHTVLDFVTLVSTLWVIYMIRFKLKSTYTAELDNMPIYYVVVPCAILAVLIYPYTSHATIYRILWAFCVYLEAISVLPQLRMIQNAKMIEAFTAHYVFALGVARFFGFAHWIILVSDTAGLNLLLVKSGYLWRLAVFLAEVVQTFILADFCYYYVKSLVGGQVLASLPV, from the exons ATGGGTCGACGGAGGAATTCATCGGCAATGAACAAGCTATTTACATGGGTGAGGAGGCAGTCCATGAAGGTCAAGGCTTTCTTGGCCGTGACTTGTCTTCTCTCAGCATTGGTGGCTCTCAAATTGCTTATTAAAGATCACGACCACTTTTTTGTTGCTTCTGAGGCTGCACATTTTTTGGGCATCATCGTCCTGATTTATAAGCTCTCCAGTCAAAAGACTTGTTCCG gCCTTTCATTAAAGTCTCAGGAGCTGACGGCTATATTCTTGGGTGTCAGAGTATTCTGTAGCTTTTTCATTGAAGGGGACATTCACACCGTTCTTGATTTTGTCACCCTTGTGTCAACATTGTGGGTTATATACATGATAAGATTTAAACTGAAGTCAACCTATACCGCTGAGCTGGACAATATGCCCATTTACTATGTG GTGGTGCCTTGTGCCATTCTGGCTGTGCTTATTTATCCTTACACTAGTCATGCTACAATATACAGGATTCTTTGGGCTTTTTGTGTTTACCTGGAAGCCATTTCTGTGTTGCCTCAGCTTCGCATGATACAGAATGCCAAG ATGATTGAAGCTTTTACAGCCCATTATGTGTTTGCTTTGGGAGTTGCCAGATTCTTTGGCTTTGCTCATTGGATAATTCTG GTTTCTGATACTGCCGGACTGAATCTGCTTCTGGTTAAAAGCGGATACCTTTGGCGGCTGGCTGTTTTCCTGGCAGAGGTGGTCCAGACCTTCATATTGGCCGACTTTTGCTATTATTATGTCAAGAG CCTCGTCGGTGGTCAAGTTCTAGCCAGTCTACCCGTCTAA